The Triticum dicoccoides isolate Atlit2015 ecotype Zavitan chromosome 6A, WEW_v2.0, whole genome shotgun sequence genome has a window encoding:
- the LOC119314374 gene encoding AUGMIN subunit 4-like, translated as MSKAAAAAAAAASLPPPPPEVAHLVEQLQRHHLAPDASLLSSSAHSDLLQAREEVAAERARYLEALAVYAEAMAMVEEYQHATAAGSAGAAKKLNCSPEVYESLEHHLAVVEAAQRLRLPLLSQDGEVHEEEIEKLSTLSRVSFDSTGTSAMPSSTSISTGYNNYGSTGSALTVGAAAGGGGSELVEPGAGGVPDRFLGITSDYLYQVQQQQPAMTVDMVEYQRSVAREIEARLEAKCDALADLFAMDERDSSSINQISSARLPERVKLIIEGIEKEESLLLEDLASMDRKFAEHYNVLEQILAVLIQFVKDKKLEHQHQYDDVKKTWLIKRCRTMNAKLSYLEHHLLRDTYTKETVPALHRIRKYLVEATKEASNSYNEAVSRLREYQGVDPHFDVIARQYHEIVKKLEGMQWTIHQVEMDLKPASS; from the exons aTGTCcaaggccgccgcagccgccgccgccgcggcgtccCTGCCGCCACCGCCTCCGGAGGTGGCTCACCTGGTGGAGCAGCTCCAGCGCCACCACCTCGCTCCGGACGCCTCCCTCCTCTCCAGCTCCGCCCACTCCGACCTCCTCCAG GCGCGCGAGGAGgtcgcggcggagcgcgcgcgctaCCTCGAGGCCCTG GCGGTGTACGCggaggcgatggccatggtggaggaGTACCAGCACGCGACCGCCGCGGGCAGCGCCggtgccgccaagaagctcaactGCTCCCCAGAG GTGTACGAGTCTCTGGAGCACCATTTGGCGGTAGTGGAGGCGGCCCAGAGGTTGAGGCTCCCACTGCTCTCGCAGGACGGGGAGGTGCATGAGGAGGAGATTGAAAAGCTGAGCACCTTGTCAAGGGTTTCATTTGACAGTACCGGAACAAGTGCCATGCCCAGCTCAACCTCAATCTCGACTGGCTACAATAACTATGGCAGCACCGGTAGTGCGTTGACTGTTGGTGCTGCCGCTGGTGGTGGTGGTTCGGAGCTGGTTGAACCCGGCGCAGGTGGTGTTCCTGATCGTTTTCTTGGGATAACATCGGATTATCTCTATCAGGTGCAGCAACAGCAGCCAGCCATGACTGTG GACATGGTCGAGTATCAGAGATCTGTGGCCAGAGAGATTGAGGCTCGGTTAGAAGCTAAGTGTGACGCTTTAGCTGATCTTTTTGCAATGGATGAAAGGG ATTCGTCATCCATCAATCAGATTTCAAGTGCCAGGCTTCCAGAAAG GGTGAAATTAATTATCGAAGGAATAGAAAAGGAAGAGTCCCTTCTACTGGAGGATCTTGCTTCGATGGACAGGAAATTTGCTGAGCACTATAAT GTCCTGGAGCAAATTCTTGCTGTACTTATACAGTTTGTTAAAGACAAGAAGTTAGAACACCAGCACCAATAT GATGATGTGAAGAAGACCTGGCTTATTAAAAGATGCCGTACTATGAATGCTAAACTAAG CTACCTGGAGCACCATCTCTTGCGTGACACCTACACGAAGGAAACAGTACCTGCATTGCATAGAATCAG GAAATATCTTGTGGAGGCAACGAAAGAAGCATCCAATTCCTATAATGAAGCG GTCTCACGGCTCCGCGAGTACCAAGGCGTAGACCCGCACTTTGACGTGATCGCGAGGCAGTACCATGAGATCGTGAAG AAACTGGAGGGCATGCAGTGGACGATCCACCAGGTGGAGATGGATCTGAAGCCGGCCTCGTCATGA
- the LOC119314376 gene encoding glutathionyl-hydroquinone reductase YqjG-like, which translates to MPGLVPSSSSAHLLSRSLAAARTLSAAAGYSSSSSSVKMARSALDEVTDTGAFDRTPSTFRSFVSRDASARFPAVAGRYHLYVSYACPWASRCLAYLKLKGLDHAISFSSVKPIFERTRESDDHLGWVFPATADEVPGASPDPFNGAKSVRDLYEIASTNYTGKPTVPVLWDKELKTVVNNESSEIIRMLNAEFNDIAENPGLDLNPAHLQGSIDEVNGLVYDAINNGVYKCGFAKKQGPYDEAVTRLYEALDKCEEILGKQRYMCGNQLTEADVRLFVTLIRFDEVYAVHFKCNKKLLREYPNLFNYTKDMYQIPGISSTVNMEHIRKHYYGSHPSINPYGIIPRGPNIDYNAPHDRERLFL; encoded by the exons ATGCCGGGTCTTGtcccctcctcctcatccgcccacCTCCTCTCCCGCAGCCTCGCCGCCGCCAGGacgctctccgccgccgccggttactcctcctcctcctcttccgtcAAG ATGGCGCGCTCGGCGCTGGACGAGGTGACCGACACCGGCGCCTTCGACCGGACGCCGTCCACCTTCCGGAGCTTCGTGTCCAGGGACGCCTCCGCCCGCTTCCCCGCGGTGGCGGGCAGGTACCACCTCTACGTCTCCTACGCCTGCCCCTGGGCGTCCCGCTGCctcgcctacctcaagctcaagggcCTCGACCACGCCATCAGCTTCTCG TCGGTGAAGCCCATCTTCGAGCGGACCAGGGAGTCCGACGACCACCTGGGGTGGGTGTTCCCGGCCACCGCCGACGAGGTGCCCGGCGCCAGCCCCGACCCCTTCAACGGCGCCAAGAGCGTCAGGGATCTGTACGAGATCGCGAGCACCAACTACACCGGCAAACCGACTGTCCCC GTGCTGTGGGACAAGGAGCTGAAGACGGTGGTGAACAACGAGAGCAGCGAGATCATCCGGATGCTCAACGCCGAGTTCAACGACATCGCCGAGAACCCCGGGCTGGACCTCAACCCGGCGCACCTCCAGGGCTCCATCGACGAGGTCAACGGCCTCGTCTACGACGCCATCAACAACGGCGTCTACAAGTGCGGCTTCGCCAAGAAGCAGGGGCCGTACGACGAGGCCGTGACGAGGCTGTACGAGGCTCTGGACAAGTGCGAGGAGATCCTGGGCAAGCAGCGCTACATGTGCGGCAACCAGCTCACCGAGGCCGACGTCCGCCTCTTCGTCACGCTCATCAGATTTGACGAG GTTTATGCGGTTCACTTCAAGTGCAACAAGAAGCTGCTGAGGGAGTACCCGAACCTGTTCAACTACACCAAAGACATGTACCAGATCCCCGGGATCAGCAGCACGGTGAACATGGAGCACATCAGGAAGCACTACTACGGGAGCCACCCCTCCATCAACCCCTACGGGATCATCCCCCGAGGCCCCAACATCGATTACAATGCCCCACACGACAGAGAAAGGCTGTTCCTGTAA